TGCCAAGCAGCTTGTTCCAACCCACACTCTCCACTAGGTGGCCCCGCCAGCGAGACAGACTGCGCACCTTTTGTGTGTTCCTGTTCAGATACAGACACTCGCTGGTGCTCAAACTGATCAGCAAGTGGGAGCCTGAAAAAGGAAAAATTATTTAATACCAATATTGTGCAGAAGTTTTTTTCCTCCACCACTTGTTAATCTTACCCGTCGGATCCAGGAAGAGTTTATGCACTTTGCTGTCATCTTTCCTCCCAAGCTCAATCTGATTGGGGTGATCAGGTTTCGCCAAATCAATCCTGCAAAGAACACAAAGAAACGTACAAACATTCCTATCAGCCTCTTTATCACCTAACAACTCTTGAAAGGCCCCAATAAACATCTATGACTGCTTGTCCTAAATAATCCAATCAAAAGGTATTTACTAGTGAGCGTCTCTGATTGTTACTTACCTCAGCAGGGTGTCTTTCCCCAAACTCATGCATAACTGATTATTGCAAACTATGAGATGATTTATCCTCTCGGGCGGCGTAAAATCGATCCTCTGCTTGTTGAAAATGGGTTTTTCCTCCTCGAGTCGCACATTGACGAAACCTAAAGTGCAAATATTGGACTTATTAAACAGCATTATCCGAGAATCTAAAGATCACTCCTGGTTGCTTCCTCGGCTTACCCGAGTGTGTTATCCCGATATTGGCGCTCGCCAGGCGGCCGTGCTGCTGCGCGCTTTGCCTGCTGTTTTGCGAGTCCTCGTACTCGTCCAATATTGAAGCCATTTTGACGTGCTACTTAATTCCAAATGTGTTGCAGTAGGACTAAAACGACATGACTGTGCAGCTAGCCCTCTGGTTAGCTGTCAGCTAGCGCTGGTAAAAGGGGCAAGTCAGGTGACAGCACTCATGTGATCGGATAGTTGATGCAATACTCTTTTTCAACACTGGAGGTCACTGTAACATCGAGCAACTTTCTCTTAGTGGGCGTGGTTTTGTAAATGAGTTAGATTGTCTATTTTTTATAACTAAACGTTAAACTAAATTCTTATTTAATAGGAAACTATTCTCAGTAAAATATGTTATATCTGTTATCAACGTGTGTAatataaaaatgataaaaaacgCTGTTACCCTTAACCGCCTTTGGGTGTCGCTGTTGGAGCAACTAGGAGCGAGGCGTACAATGGGCGGGGTTATTCAAATGACAAGCTTCAGGAGAATGAAGTTAACTTAAAAAAATCGCCTATCCTTGCAGAGTCGTACTAGAGAAGCCTTCAAAGACACTTGATGGTGAGAATTGCGACAGGGCGGAAAGAAGCAAAGAGTTTACGGCCCGTCATGCCACCTCACATGGACTTCTACCACGAGTCCCGCGTCCCCTCCGCTTGCGGACTGACCCGGGAGGACGAGCTGGAGCCGGGTGTCATAAGTTGCATGCTGGTGGGCGACGGCGCGGTGGGCAAGACCAGTATGATAGTCAGCTACACCTCCAATGGATACCCGGTGGACTACAAGCAGACCGGTTTTGACGTCTTCTCAGGTAAGACATTATTTCAGTCAAATAAGGGAGCAAATATGATTTTTCTTATATGGTAAATTGGCTTTACGGACAATTTTAATGTTGTGTACTACATGATTTAATTTAGAAGTGGTTTCCAACAGGTCAGGTCCAAGTGGATGGATCCCCAGTCAGAGTTCAATTGGTGGACACAGCAGGACAGGTATGTctaatattattttgtattaatttattttatttgtcagaCTCAACAATGGTGTATTCTATGGCGACAATCTTGCCCTCTCACATCCGTCGCTCTTTGTCTGCTAATATTTCCCCTTTATGTGACAACAAAGAAGAGTCTGTCAACTTTATTTAAATAGCTCCAATCCACAACAATAGGGCACTAGACCAGGTTTTAGGCTTGGAATAGCTGCTGGGTCATTGTTGGTAAAACAGCTTTTGATGACAATTTCATAGACTCACATTTTTTTGTGCCTTTCAGGAGGAGTTTGATGAGTTCAGATCGCTGTCCTACTCACACACGGATGTCTTCCTGCTGTGCTTCAGCATGGTCAACCCCGCCTCTTTCCACAACATCACCAAAAAGTGGGTGCCCGGGATCCGTGCCTGCAACCCAACCGCGCCCATCGTCCTGGTAGGCACGCAGTCGGACCTCCTACTGGACGTTAACGTTCTCATCGGCCTGGACAAGGCCAGCGTCAAGCCCGTGGCCAGCTCCCGCGCTCGAGGCATGGCGGAGAAGATCCGGGCGTCGGATTACGTGGAGTGCTCCTCGCTCACCCAGAAGAACCTCAAAGAAGCGTTTGACGCCGCCATTTTTGCCGCCATTAAGAACAAGGCACGGCAGGCCAAGAAACGGCGCTCGTCGGACAGGCGCAGCAAAGCCTTCTCCAGGTGTAGCTGGAAGAAGTTCTTCTGCTTCATCTGAGTGGGCTGGAACTGTAAACGCAAGTTCTTCATTTATGTGAAGTGACATTCAGGAGGTTTTGGAGCCGAGGACTGTCGTCTCGTTCACGACCGCCGTAGCTCAGAATACCCAAGTCTGGATTCAGGTGGACTAACACAATACAGGAGATCTTTGGTTATTTTATTCAACATGCAAACGATACAAATTTGCATGTTAGTGCTCCTGTGTGTATCAGAAAGGGTGTGAAGCTCAGTTTCAGTTTTGTTGCGTTAGCTTCGGCTTCAGGCTGCAAGATGCCGCCGCATTCTTACCTGAGTGCTACAAGGACGCTGCCCAGACTGGTTTTTTGGTGCCTAAATTATGTGACGTGACTTTTTGCGTGAAGGAACGCATGTTACTGTATCTCCTTGACATAGTTTTAAGTTTGAAAGAGcaagaaacagattagcagtcaGCTTCGACCTTTGGCCCTCTCGATGATTATCAGTCGAGATTCTTAACATCTTGGTTTCCTGGGGATAAAAAAAGTATGCCATGAATTTTCTCTAAACATCCCTACTTTGCAAGAATTtttttgtgccttttttttttttttttttgggtgacgaGCCATATTTTGCACTCCAGTCTAATCATAACCAAACACAATCTATTATGCTTCCTGTGGAAGTGATGTGAATGAATTCTGTTTGTTCAAACAACTGTCAACGTCAAAATGGATTTTCcaatgtcatcttttttttttgtatcacttATGTGCTAGCGTGTCTCACTCTCCTCTAACCCTCGTGTCGTTTTATTTACACGTCAGAGCGACGTGACACAAATAAATGAAGTGCAAATTACAGCCTCTGtgttatgtatatttttagaCCCAATGATTCAGGACAAGTTGCTTTACATCGacatcatacttttttttttttttttctggaggggGGGGACCGCAGGCTGTGATTTCCACTCTCCACGGGGGAGAGCATAATGTCCATAGGCCACTATAGCCACCtttcctgccccccccccccccccccccccccaagcatgTGATAATTAACCTGAGATCCCCCCTCAGCGAGGGTCCGAGCCATTCTAATGCTAACCGCGCCATGCTGGGATCTCTTTAACTGATTGTGTCACTCGAGGAAAAGTCTCAAGGTGAGGATCCACGAAAAAGGCGATTGATGATAATCCATTCACACAAGCTGGACGGCCTCTATCTACTCGTCAGactgtgacctcatcagttttggtAACAGGTCAAACTGGGTGGGGGGGACAACAAGACGTCAGCGGTCTGTTTGCGATTAGAGCCGAGCATCCATCACTCGGCTGCTGTCTTTGAACAGGCCCTTCCATAATTCCTCTATCCATTTTGGACATTGAGGACTTAACTGTAGTCGGCATCAAACAGTTTTGAGTGGAGGACGCTTTGAAATGTGGATTCTGCAAACAAAAGCTCAGCAGGTCAAAATCAGCCGTCAGACCGCTCTTCACTTATTTATGAGCCTTAAGTCATTTTATGGTTTTCTGTTCAAAGCCAAACATCAAAAGTGTCATTTTTTTGAATGATGCGTTCGAACAAGCGAGAGGGCCTTGTTGTTGTCGGACCAGTTTGAAGTTCTCAGAAACTCACCTCACCTTCTCATGGGATAGTCATGTCTTTTTCTCAGTTGATTCTTTTCCCAGGGTTTTCCTACTTCAGGAGTCATCAACCGAGTCGTCCTCTGGCGGCCGGCCAGTTTCgctctggttaaaaaaaaaaaaaaaaaaagaaggttggCAGGCAGACCTGGAAATCAGCAGGTGCACTAACAGGTCTACCGAGCTTTCCGGTGCTTTTTCAAAACCGCTAAAGCTAAACAAGCACAAAGGTCGCTAcacatttgtttgattttttttgttattggaaTAGATTTTCATCAAACATGCTCCACATACTTCAATACAATGCAATCAATACAAGTGATCAATTTGGAGGACTTGTGACCGTTATGGCGAGAGTTTGATTGACACTTATCTATCTCTGGGAATCAAGTGGGGGAGGCGTTCTCACACTAGTGGCGGGTGAGGGTGGGGGAGAGAGCCATGTGAGGTTGTGGGGGAATCACGCAATGTTCCCAAAGTGTCGATGAGAAGCGATATGACATCATGGCAATCTTCCGAGAGTCACGGTGGAGCTAATTAATATGATACATCGTCCGCGATGACTGGCGTCGTTGACGACGATACCGTGCGATGGCCTCCGAGCGGATTGTGTAAATAAGGTGTGTCTGGACTTGCTCTCGTATCGAGAGTGACTGTTGCCGCGTCGTCCGCTTTACTCACAAAGCTATAAATCCTCTTGCTCAGCCTGTTTGTGTCACCCATGAGGGAGGAGAAGGTGTCGATACCACTTGTGCAAGATTAAAACCAAAACAGAAGACACGCTGTGACTTTACAATGTGGCCTTCATTGCAAAACCGAGTTAAAAAACGATAATTAATCAGGTATGTTAATTGCATCGGTACATACCTTACTGGTACTGCACAAAGAGCATCATCATCTAATTAGAGTGCAAAGAACATGTGACTTCAGACGTGACATCAGCAGCTTCCTAAAAGGTCAAGACAAATTTTGAGCATGACCCAACACAACAAACATCACATTAAGTGCTGAGGTCATTGTTTAGAATAAAATGCGTTGAGCCAAAGTCGGCTCggctctaccccccccccccccacttcaaTGTCGACAAGCGGAACCGGTTAGTCTCCTTGCATCTTATCGTCTCGCTTTCCTCACGTCTCGCAGGTGACACTGTGAGGGTGCGGCAACCCCCCCCACGCCATCCGGTCGCCAACGTTTCTCCACTTAGTCTGACTTGATAGTTGCAGATCTTCTAGATCTCATGCcgacctaataaagtggcccgtGAGTGTCACTCGACAATCTCATCATCAGCAGATGACGCCCCGACAAAACCAGCAGTCTCATGTCAGAACCGGTTGGACCGTGCCGCCCGAAAGGACCGCACGCTCGGTCCACTTTTGGATTCGAATCCAAACTGACAGCGAGTTCCACCTGCCCGCATGGACCGTTAAAAAGCGGACACATTTGAATTAAAAACTCTCCCCTCCAGCGTGACTCACAATAGCGATGACACTTAACACCTTACAAAGGGATTGTGTTGTGTCAACAGTGTGGCTGTATACATTTACAGGCGGCACGAGAGTGAGGGAATACTAAAGACTACGAGTAATCGGGGTGAAAGAGTCATTAAAAGTCCACATCGACAAACCCTATAATTTACTATTATTGTTGTCACCATAAGATGGGAGCCTCAAGGTCCAGCCTTGTTCCCGGCTGTTTCGCACCTCCCAGGGGGCACCATTACGTTGTCAGGGGTCGCTCTTCGTGGGGGCTGTAATATACTttggcgttaaaaaaaaaaaaaaaatcacaccctGTTGCTTGTTTTGTCAGCTTCAGGCACTCGGGGTGAAAATGGCCACAGATGGTGGGGGTGAGAAAACACAAGGTAGGAGTGGTGAGTGGACATTAACACTTAAAACGGTGGGAAATATAGTATAAAAATTTTATAAAGTTGTGCTAGCATGGTTAGAAAACGTTTATTTCTGTTTTAAACAGAATTTACTCACTGTTTGTATTTTCCATTGACATCCAAGCGTTTAGTTTGCGGTGCAATGCTGCCCTCTACTGCCAGAATGAGTGTAAACCAATTCAGGTTAGTAATAAGAAAACATGGTCGCAAAATGTTCTTTCAGATTTATTACAAAATATTTCATaagtaaatatttaaagtaaaatgagttttgaaaaatatggttAAAAATATAACTACATTTACATAATTTATGGTCATTCTATCATTTGGTATGTCAAGTTTTAGCACATTATAAGGGCACAGGTGAATTTATACACTTACAGGGAAGAAAAAATGGCACCTCTTATTATTACATTAGTAAATATTATAATCACTACAAAGGAGGATCTGGCCTGGGTTTGGGTGAGCCATCTGTCAGCACTTTGACAGAATCTCCTGACAGCTTTTGTACACTTGAATCAAGCAGTTGAGCCTTGGTTTTGAGCTctgcaaaataaaacacacaaacaaaatatatgATAACCATTAATGGTCTGATATTACTAAGTTCTCACCTCAAACAGCGGCACCACGCTTGACACGCCATCGGAATCGGAGGGGTTCTTCAGCAGTATGGAAAGGTAGTAGATGACTTGATGCTGTAAATAAACACTTTAGCTTTATGGTGTATGAAGCACAAAATGTGACAATTATTTTTAATCACCATGTAAATGGCTTCGTTGATGACCACATCCTTGACTTGACTCATCTCAATAAAAGTGCTCGTCTCCCGGCCCGACGCGTAGCTGGAGGATACCTGGATGCCCACCGAGCCAATGATGAGCACCGATTCGTGGTCCACCTTCACCAAGTGGATGTGCAGCATCATTCCCAATAGGGTGAGCAGGATGGCGCCGGTGAGCACGGCAGTGTTCTGCAAGTAGAAAAAAAGATGCAACTTGCAAAATTCCATGCACTTTTGTGATATTATCAATTATTATGACGTCACTACTTACCTCTGTGAAGAAGAACACCGCATAAGCAGCAAGCCAAACGGAGCAAGTGTACACCATCACCTTGCCGATGGACATTTTGGACGAGCTGACAGTAAACTCTCTGCAAATGCTGCAGTGATTTTGACAATCCAGAGATATTGGTTTACCATAAATGTCCGTGTAGGCTTCATCTTCCATTTTCCCTgcagaaaataataaaaataaataaagttaagaCTGAAACTAGGCGGATAGTAACAAGCTAGGCTGGAGCCAAGGTCAGAAGTCGTAAAgaactgtttctttttttttttttatcgccaCAATGATTTAGGGAAAGCGAGAACAGATTTTAAGGTTGTTAATGAAGGCGTTGGGTAGTAAATTAAAAAGCATTACAAAATTCCTCAAATATAGGCGACCGACAGGAAAGACTGGCCAAACATTAGTTGTTTGCTGTTCATACCGGGGCATCCCGGCTGCACAAAAGTGAGTGTCGAAAATGATACAATTAAGTAGAATTTTTTTATTGCTAGTGCCACGTaggtaatataaaataattaatttaaaattaatACGTATTAAATCGAGACTTATGGGATACAGatgacaaggtggtgtgtgacaAACGAACGTCAACATAAACGGCGTACGCTTGACATTGAAAGAAGCACACTTCAATAGCCGGAAACGCAATGCATTATGGGGAATCCGATAAACTTGGTATAAATAATACTTTTATATCAGTTGTTAAGACACAAGCCGATCACATCAAAATATATACCTACtagtataaaatattttttaaaatacaatatttAAAATCGAGCAACATGGTGGTTGGTTTAGCTTAGCAGCAAGCTAATGTCGTACTACATTTCCCAGTATGCAATGCGCAACGAATGACTTCTCAACCCTGGATAAAAACAAGCCGATCAGCTGATGTAAAAGCAACAACATCTCCTCCTGGGCTCGGGCACCGTAAGCTAACACTCTCGCCGAGGTTAGTACGTGGCACCGGAGCGCTATGCTACGTTATTATTAGTCATTGTACTTTTTTAGAACGTGTCGAGGTGGCAGTTTTGTCAAGTCGGGTTAGTCGTCGTCGGCTGGGACCGTTCATCGCTTCTCGCTCAGCCGATTGCCACgaaggttgttgttgttgttgttttcccaaAACACGAGATGTATTGCTAAAAATGATTAACGTAATATTCCGAGTTTATAAATGTGATTTAATAACTTGGCAAAACATAAAGATGCTGGTTTTATCAGTTTTTTTGGTGAACGCGTCATCTCATGATATTCATGAGACTACTTTTTTGTCATGATTATTTTTTCTTGAGATGCTAGGTGTTGAGTCTTTGTGACATGATTGTGAGGATACTTGAGTGTTGTTCCAGCCAAAGAAATGATGAAAGCACTTACAAATAGATAAAACATGGAGCAGACATTGACTAGATCCTATGAAACAAGTCCTTATGGATAATTAATGTGCTGCAAATTTGATTATTAGAACtattttctgtgtgtgttgATAGTTGAGTCTCGTCCTCCATGATCAATCATGAGTGGTCAAGGTCCAGCTGAAGATAAAGGCATGAGCACACCGCTAGTCTGCCAAGAGAGTTACGCCTGCGGTGGGTCGGACGAGGCCTACTTTGAATGTGACGAGTGCAGCAGCCTTCAGTGCGCCCGCTGCGAGATGGAGCTCCACCGGCAGGAACGCATGAGGAACCACGACCGGGTTCGCATCACCCCGGGCCACATCCCCTTCTGCGACTCCTGCAAAGGAGACGGCGGCGGCTCGGTCACGGCCAGGCAGCTGCGAGCGGCCGTGCGCTGCCAGGGATGCAAGATCAACCTGTGCTTGGACTGCCAGAAACGCACCCACAGCGGTGGAAACAAGAGGAAGCACCCGCTCACCTTGTACCCTCAGGCCAAAAGTCCTCAGGAGAACAGCGTCAGCGCCGGTGAGTCCGAGCTGGAGATCCTGAAAGATCAGCTGGACCAAGTGTGCAGCTTCCTGTTGGTGGACGAGAAAGAGGAAATGCAGGTGGGTTCCTTAACGTTCCTCTCTTGATGGACACGGAGGGAAGGACTAACCTCAAGAGCTTGCCCAGGTGAAGGACGAGGAGGAGTTTGTGAACAGACTGGGATGCGACCCAGACGAGCTACTCAAGGTGGTCTCCATTTTTGGGAACATCGGCGAGGGGAAATCGCACACGCTGAACCACACCTTCTTTCTCGGAAGACAAGTGTTCAAAACGTCCTCGACGCAGGAGTCCTGCACGGTGGGAGTGTGGGCCGCTATGGACCCGCTCCACCACGTGGTCGTCATTGACACGGAAGGACTGCTCGGCGCTGGTAAGATGTGTCACGTTAAAATCCCAGTTCCAGAAGTATTTGGAAATTTTTTTTGCCGtaagtgaaaaacaaaataaatgagtCACCATCAGATGTGTATTTCTTCCACTCAGGGTCCAGCCAGGGTCAGCGAACCCGCCTCCTCCTCAAAGTCCTGGCCATCTCGGATCTCGTTATTTACCGGACGCGCGCCGACCGTCTCCACGACGACCTCTTTAAGTTCCTTGGCGACGCCTCAGAGGCCTACTTGAAGCACTTTGCTCGTGAGCTGAAAGCGACCGCCACACGTTGCGGCCTGGACGTGGCGCTGTCCACCCTCGGCCCGGCCGTCATCATCTTCCACGAGACCGTGCACACCAAGCTGTTAGGATCAGGTAGCGTACCAAAAGAAAACCAGAACCGCACGGCGTTGACCTTTTTTGCAATCTGTAGACAAACCAGCCGATTCGGCAGAACGCCTCCTCCAGGAGCGCTTCAGGAAGCTGGCTCTGTTCCCCGAGGCCTTCAGCTCCATCCACTACCGCGGGACTCGTACCTACAACCCACCGACGGACTTCAGCGGACTTCAGCGCAGCCTGGAGCAGCAGCTGGACAACAACGCCACCCGTTCGCCACGTTCCGCCGGAGTCATCTACAAAGCTCTGCGGGTTCGGCGACATTCCGCTTACCTTTGTCGAGGAAGTGAGACGAACGGCTGATTGCTTGATTCCCGCCAGGCACTGAGTGAGCGTTTCAGCGGCGATATTACCGATGATCACATGAGCAGTAACTCCTTCTTCCCTGATGAGTACTTCACCTGCTCCTGCATCTGCCTGAGTTGTGGGTATGtacacaaaaagaaataaataaaaaaaaagaaatccttgCTAATGATTTGAAGGTCACTTTTAGGTCAGGCTGTAAGAGTAGCATGAATCACCTGaaggagggagcccaacacgaAGCCAAGCAGCGATGCCGCTACTCGGCGCAGTACGACAACCGCATCTACACGTGCAAGGTGAGCGTTGGCGCAACGCCGCGTGGGTTTAACGAGAACGCTAGCGTCGACATGGCTAAACTTTCCAGGCCTGCtacgagggagggaaggaggtaaTCGTGGTGCCCAAGACGACGGCCTCGTCCGACTCGCCGTGGTTTGGCTTGGCCGTCTACGCCTGGTCTGGGTAAGTGACAGGTGGGAACCTGAAGAAATGTCAatactcacttttttttttctttcattgaaGATATGTCATCGAGTGTCCCAACTGCGGAGTGATTTACCGAAGCAGACAGTACTGGTACGGTAACCAGGACCCAGTGGAAACGGTGGTCAGAACCGAGATCCAGCACATCTGGCCGGGGGTGAGGCCATGCTCAATTTGTTAGCACACGTTAGCTGGCAAGGACGCGCCAACCACCAGTGTGCCAATTTTCAGTCCGACAACTTCTTGAAAGACAACCACAACGCCGCCCAGAGGCTGCTGGACGGAGTCAAGTACATCTCCCAGTCGGTGTCGGAGCTCAGCGTCAAGCCGGCCAAGGCGGTCACCTCCTGGCTCACCGACCAGATCGCTCCCACCTACTGGACGCCCAACTCTCTTATTCTGGTacgtatgggggaaaaaaaaatgcatcactgCTTCTTAAAAGCAAAACTGAGCCATGTTTTTGAATCAACTTGTAGAAATGCCACAAGTGCGCAGTGGACTTCCAAACCAATGACACCAAGCACCACTGCCGAGCGTGCGGCGAGGGCTTCTGCGACGCCTGCTCCTCCAAAACCCGCCCGGTTCCCGAAAGAGGTTGGGGGCTGGCGCCCGTTCGCGTCTGCGACGCCTGCTTCCACAACCGAGGGATCCCCACCGGTATGCAAAATGAACATCCTTTTTCGCCGCCATGTATGGAAAGATAGCTGACGTGCCAGCATCTTCTCCAGAGCTCCTGGATGCAGCCTTGGAGGAGGAAGGAGGCACCCTGATCGCCAGGAAGGTCGGGGAAGCCGTGCAGAACACCTTCGGTGCCGTCGTCGGCGCCATTGACATCCCTCTCGGTGAGAAGTTGGTAAACCCAAGAATCCTGCCTTTGTGTTTTAACCTCCATGTGTCCACCAGGCCTGGTGAAGGAAGCCGCACGTCCCGCCTACTGGGTCCCGGACCAGGACGTCCGCGCCTGCTGCGGCTGCCAGCGGGACTTTTTGGTCGCTCGCCTCTCCATCCACCACTGCCGCGCCTGCGGTCAGGGCGTGTGCGAGGACTGCTCGCAGGAGCGGCGGGCCGTGCCCTCCCGGGGTTGGGATCACCCCGTGAGGGTCTGCAGCGTCTGCACCCAGAAGTCCGGGGAACTCTAGCAGGAACGATTCTTCCACTTGGCTTTTTCTGGCGACATCAATGAAAGCTGAAGATCACAAAGGAACTTGAGAAGAGAATCGTGTT
This genomic stretch from Syngnathus scovelli strain Florida chromosome 20, RoL_Ssco_1.2, whole genome shotgun sequence harbors:
- the rhov gene encoding rho-related GTP-binding protein RhoV, coding for MVRIATGRKEAKSLRPVMPPHMDFYHESRVPSACGLTREDELEPGVISCMLVGDGAVGKTSMIVSYTSNGYPVDYKQTGFDVFSGQVQVDGSPVRVQLVDTAGQEEFDEFRSLSYSHTDVFLLCFSMVNPASFHNITKKWVPGIRACNPTAPIVLVGTQSDLLLDVNVLIGLDKASVKPVASSRARGMAEKIRASDYVECSSLTQKNLKEAFDAAIFAAIKNKARQAKKRRSSDRRSKAFSRCSWKKFFCFI
- the pigh gene encoding phosphatidylinositol N-acetylglucosaminyltransferase subunit H isoform X2 → MKPTRTFMVMVYTCSVWLAAYAVFFFTENTAVLTGAILLTLLGMMLHIHLVKVDHESVLIIGSVGIQVSSSYASGRETSTFIEMSQVKDVVINEAIYMHQVIYYLSILLKNPSDSDGVSSVVPLFESSKPRLNCLIQVYKSCQEILSKC
- the pigh gene encoding phosphatidylinositol N-acetylglucosaminyltransferase subunit H isoform X1; its protein translation is MEDEAYTDIYGKPISLDCQNHCSICREFTVSSSKMSIGKVMVYTCSVWLAAYAVFFFTENTAVLTGAILLTLLGMMLHIHLVKVDHESVLIIGSVGIQVSSSYASGRETSTFIEMSQVKDVVINEAIYMHQVIYYLSILLKNPSDSDGVSSVVPLFESSKPRLNCLIQVYKSCQEILSKC
- the zfyve1 gene encoding zinc finger FYVE domain-containing protein 1 — its product is MSGQGPAEDKGMSTPLVCQESYACGGSDEAYFECDECSSLQCARCEMELHRQERMRNHDRVRITPGHIPFCDSCKGDGGGSVTARQLRAAVRCQGCKINLCLDCQKRTHSGGNKRKHPLTLYPQAKSPQENSVSAGESELEILKDQLDQVCSFLLVDEKEEMQVKDEEEFVNRLGCDPDELLKVVSIFGNIGEGKSHTLNHTFFLGRQVFKTSSTQESCTVGVWAAMDPLHHVVVIDTEGLLGAGSSQGQRTRLLLKVLAISDLVIYRTRADRLHDDLFKFLGDASEAYLKHFARELKATATRCGLDVALSTLGPAVIIFHETVHTKLLGSDKPADSAERLLQERFRKLALFPEAFSSIHYRGTRTYNPPTDFSGLQRSLEQQLDNNATRSPRSAGVIYKALRALSERFSGDITDDHMSSNSFFPDEYFTCSCICLSCGSGCKSSMNHLKEGAQHEAKQRCRYSAQYDNRIYTCKACYEGGKEVIVVPKTTASSDSPWFGLAVYAWSGYVIECPNCGVIYRSRQYWYGNQDPVETVVRTEIQHIWPGSDNFLKDNHNAAQRLLDGVKYISQSVSELSVKPAKAVTSWLTDQIAPTYWTPNSLILKCHKCAVDFQTNDTKHHCRACGEGFCDACSSKTRPVPERGWGLAPVRVCDACFHNRGIPTELLDAALEEEGGTLIARKVGEAVQNTFGAVVGAIDIPLGLVKEAARPAYWVPDQDVRACCGCQRDFLVARLSIHHCRACGQGVCEDCSQERRAVPSRGWDHPVRVCSVCTQKSGEL